Proteins from one Chroococcidiopsis sp. CCMEE 29 genomic window:
- a CDS encoding class I SAM-dependent methyltransferase: MIPVREGIQVHQDEGIFHYLDDALITESDKKEFIAYQKDEESKASGLKKVDLLDDIVFKANFIKIFEELIPRLEISGDETVLEMGGGWCWASVLVKRKYPNSYVVGSDLIPTNLQCTTNYEKIVNAYLDEKWVFSCRDLPFASNQFDRIFTFASFHHFGDKGDYSQSLKEMIRVLKPKGKIVLLYEPSSPKYLYKMAYKRVNPPNQEVDEDVLVLSRIKQYVTPLNCKFSAELFPLYSYRDGISQTIYYYILTKLSILQQLVPSTVNIFIKKN; the protein is encoded by the coding sequence ATGATCCCTGTACGAGAAGGTATACAAGTCCATCAGGATGAAGGAATTTTTCACTATTTAGACGATGCTCTTATCACCGAAAGTGACAAAAAAGAGTTTATAGCTTATCAAAAGGATGAAGAAAGTAAAGCTTCAGGGCTTAAAAAAGTTGATTTGTTAGACGATATTGTCTTTAAGGCAAATTTTATTAAAATCTTTGAAGAATTAATACCAAGACTAGAAATTTCTGGAGATGAAACTGTCTTAGAAATGGGAGGTGGCTGGTGTTGGGCAAGTGTTTTAGTCAAAAGAAAATATCCAAATAGTTATGTTGTTGGTAGCGATCTCATACCTACAAATCTCCAATGCACAACAAATTACGAAAAGATTGTAAACGCCTACCTTGATGAGAAGTGGGTTTTTAGCTGTCGAGATCTTCCATTTGCATCAAATCAATTTGATAGAATCTTCACTTTTGCTTCATTTCATCATTTTGGAGACAAAGGTGACTATAGTCAAAGTTTGAAAGAAATGATAAGAGTGCTAAAACCTAAAGGTAAAATTGTATTGTTATATGAACCTTCATCGCCAAAGTATTTGTATAAAATGGCTTATAAGCGAGTTAATCCACCAAATCAAGAAGTTGATGAAGATGTGTTAGTACTCTCAAGAATAAAGCAGTACGTGACTCCGCTCAACTGCAAATTCTCTGCTGAACTATTTCCACTTTATTCATACAGGGATGGAATTTCTCAAACAATTTACTATTATATTTTGACTAAGCTAAGTATACTCCAGCAGTTGGTTCCCTCCACCGTCAACATATTTATAAAAAAGAATTAG
- a CDS encoding cytochrome c, which yields MDNQLSKPEALMQRLALIGLAVLLAVLLTVFSVHRVRVSDPYIKSVLSLAGDPVQGHAIFQMNCAGCHGLQADGRVGPSLQGVSKRKSRYRMIHQVISGDTPPMPQFQPSAKEMADLLSYLETL from the coding sequence TTGGATAATCAGCTTTCCAAACCTGAAGCCTTGATGCAGCGACTTGCTTTAATTGGTCTGGCGGTTCTGCTAGCAGTCCTCTTGACCGTTTTTAGCGTTCATAGGGTTCGTGTATCCGATCCATACATTAAGAGTGTGCTGTCATTGGCAGGAGATCCAGTTCAAGGTCATGCTATCTTTCAAATGAACTGTGCCGGTTGTCATGGCTTGCAGGCAGACGGTAGGGTGGGTCCCAGTCTACAAGGTGTCTCCAAGCGAAAATCTCGCTATAGGATGATTCACCAGGTTATCAGTGGTGATACACCGCCAATGCCGCAGTTTCAGCCTAGTGCTAAAGAAATGGCTGATCTTCTGAGCTATTTGGAGACTCTTTAA
- the petG gene encoding cytochrome b6-f complex subunit V — protein MVEPLLDGIVLGLILVTLAGLFAAAYMQYKRGKQLGL, from the coding sequence GTGGTTGAACCGTTGCTTGATGGCATTGTGCTAGGTCTCATCCTTGTGACGCTAGCAGGATTGTTTGCCGCTGCGTATATGCAGTACAAACGCGGAAAGCAGTTGGGTCTTTGA
- the rsmD gene encoding 16S rRNA (guanine(966)-N(2))-methyltransferase RsmD, which yields MSLRIYGNRQLKTLPGRETRPTTARVREALFNIWQDAIASCRWLDLCAGTGSMGAEALCRGASYVVGIEQSSRACNIIQQNWQRVAQPEQTFQILRGDVVKRLTTLLGQQFDCIYFDPPYASNLYQPVLEAIAHHQLLDLNGELAVEHGLDAWTPKSILTLKICRQKIYGNTAVTFYRIEDKDNDLSE from the coding sequence ATGAGTTTGAGGATTTACGGCAATCGCCAATTAAAAACCTTACCAGGTCGAGAGACTAGACCTACTACTGCACGAGTACGGGAGGCATTATTCAATATTTGGCAGGATGCGATCGCTAGCTGTCGGTGGCTAGATTTGTGTGCTGGTACTGGGTCAATGGGGGCAGAAGCTTTGTGTCGAGGAGCTAGTTATGTAGTAGGAATCGAACAATCAAGCCGTGCCTGTAACATTATCCAACAGAACTGGCAGCGGGTGGCACAGCCGGAACAAACGTTTCAGATCTTAAGGGGAGATGTGGTAAAGCGATTAACAACTCTTTTAGGACAACAATTCGATTGCATATACTTCGATCCGCCTTATGCTAGTAACTTATACCAGCCAGTGTTAGAAGCGATCGCTCATCACCAGCTGCTAGATCTCAACGGCGAGCTAGCAGTCGAACACGGTCTAGACGCTTGGACACCTAAATCCATTCTTACTCTAAAGATCTGCCGCCAAAAAATCTACGGCAACACAGCCGTGACCTTCTACAGAATAGAAGACAAAGATAATGATTTAAGTGAGTAG
- the hisH gene encoding imidazole glycerol phosphate synthase subunit HisH, translated as MSVIAIVDYDMGNLHSVSKGLEKAGATPKITDSPRELAQADAVVLPGVGAFDPAVQHLRSRGLEKPIRQAIASGKPFLGICLGLQILFEQSEEGKEPGLGIVAGTVRRFANEPGITIPHMGWNQLEITQPGCKLWQNLSSQPWIYFVHSYYVDPSDPQIRAATVTHGSQTVTAAIAQNNLMAVQFHPEKSSTAGLQILSNFVAQVREMGRWEEDNANFTPQPSLLTSHSSL; from the coding sequence ATGTCAGTAATTGCAATCGTAGATTATGACATGGGTAATTTGCACTCAGTCAGCAAAGGGTTAGAGAAGGCTGGGGCAACTCCTAAGATTACGGATTCTCCAAGGGAATTGGCGCAAGCGGATGCAGTAGTGCTGCCTGGAGTGGGGGCATTTGACCCGGCTGTGCAACATCTGCGATCGCGTGGCTTAGAAAAACCAATTAGACAAGCGATCGCCAGTGGTAAACCCTTCTTAGGTATTTGTCTGGGTTTGCAAATTTTATTTGAGCAGAGTGAAGAAGGCAAGGAACCGGGACTAGGAATTGTTGCTGGTACCGTGCGGCGGTTCGCAAACGAACCTGGAATCACAATTCCACACATGGGTTGGAATCAACTGGAGATAACCCAGCCAGGATGTAAGCTGTGGCAGAACTTATCGTCTCAACCGTGGATCTATTTTGTCCACTCTTACTATGTCGATCCATCTGATCCGCAAATCCGTGCCGCAACTGTCACCCACGGCAGTCAAACAGTGACAGCAGCGATCGCGCAGAACAATCTGATGGCTGTCCAGTTTCACCCCGAAAAGTCTTCTACCGCAGGTCTACAAATTTTATCCAACTTTGTGGCTCAGGTAAGGGAGATGGGCAGATGGGAAGAAGACAATGCTAATTTCACCCCTCAACCCTCACTCCTCACTTCTCACTCATCGCTATGA
- a CDS encoding peptidase C15, with product MTQKILLTSFDTWLPHQASNSSDDLLHEISKLQYISLSLIFLRLLPVSIKLASKSVITTIDELKPNSIICCGMAERRTTLTVESNARWGDIVLKPRVDLQHLAIGSKTIEISHNAGKFVCEGLYYSALKYIYESKLNINCLFVHVPILTEKNLAETIADFQFIIHHVGRL from the coding sequence ATGACCCAAAAAATATTATTGACTTCCTTTGATACTTGGCTTCCCCACCAAGCATCTAATTCGTCAGATGATTTATTGCATGAGATTTCTAAACTTCAATATATATCTCTATCCCTAATTTTTTTGAGGTTGTTGCCCGTCAGTATTAAGCTAGCTAGCAAATCTGTTATCACTACAATAGACGAACTTAAACCTAATAGTATTATTTGTTGTGGCATGGCAGAGCGCCGCACTACATTAACTGTAGAATCCAATGCTAGGTGGGGAGATATAGTTCTAAAGCCTAGAGTAGATTTGCAACACTTAGCAATAGGTTCAAAGACAATTGAGATTAGCCACAATGCTGGGAAATTTGTCTGTGAAGGTCTTTATTACTCGGCTTTGAAGTATATTTATGAATCAAAACTCAATATTAATTGTCTGTTTGTCCACGTTCCTATTTTAACGGAAAAGAATCTGGCTGAAACTATAGCAGATTTTCAATTTATTATTCATCATGTTGGACGTTTATAA
- a CDS encoding DUF3370 domain-containing protein encodes MLPFLQIFPVAQIPPSPPPQEVVQPQEVRPLPGSLDTVPVFNSNSPELVQTEGILLSTFPPTGKRISTAHLNFPLQGRFDIFAHHVAKATSPEDLRTLYLGVILHNPSNQPVKVDVLQAASYLSQPDAPFIELPPLIENLLGTVFAGPGDRVMNDLLRGQRQAGWPAFVVIPPKQSQILLNLPIPVQGLEPPINGRSTLMQLRSSGVVYAASLAMYAPLNPDGTERSPTLAEWQQLLDSGDLAGPRDRPPTPPEQTTGSVVYGRVAGVAQGSQWQAQLVDRSDVSYLSIPQPGQAFSYGLSTLNGGRLGTEQVQSAPLLVRYPDTAYRAHGNYGIQYSLSLPLYNNTGQPQTVTLSIQTPVKEDQLQQRGLRFLNPPASQVFFRGTVRLRYNDDRNLPQTRYVHLVQKRGQPGEPLLILQMRAGDRRLVLVDFLYPPDSTPPQVLTLKTLDSTN; translated from the coding sequence ATGTTGCCTTTCTTACAAATTTTCCCTGTTGCCCAAATCCCCCCCAGCCCACCGCCTCAGGAAGTGGTGCAACCCCAAGAAGTTCGTCCCTTACCAGGCAGTTTGGATACGGTACCAGTATTTAACAGCAATAGCCCCGAATTGGTACAAACGGAAGGAATTCTGCTCTCGACTTTTCCCCCAACTGGCAAGCGAATAAGTACAGCACATCTTAATTTTCCGCTGCAAGGAAGATTTGATATTTTTGCCCACCACGTTGCTAAGGCTACCTCTCCAGAAGATTTGCGGACGCTTTACTTGGGGGTAATTCTGCACAATCCCAGCAACCAGCCAGTTAAGGTGGATGTGTTGCAGGCAGCGAGTTATCTCAGTCAACCAGATGCGCCGTTTATTGAGTTGCCGCCCCTAATTGAGAATCTGTTAGGTACAGTCTTTGCAGGACCAGGCGATCGCGTCATGAATGACTTACTACGAGGGCAGCGACAAGCTGGATGGCCTGCCTTTGTGGTAATTCCACCTAAACAAAGCCAGATATTGCTGAATTTGCCTATTCCAGTTCAAGGTCTAGAACCACCCATTAATGGTCGTTCTACATTGATGCAACTGCGGAGTAGTGGTGTAGTCTATGCTGCTAGTTTGGCGATGTATGCACCTCTTAATCCTGATGGAACTGAGCGATCGCCTACCTTAGCAGAGTGGCAGCAGTTATTAGATAGCGGCGATCTGGCTGGACCGCGCGATCGCCCCCCAACCCCACCGGAGCAAACTACGGGTTCAGTGGTTTATGGTCGCGTGGCAGGAGTAGCTCAAGGTTCCCAGTGGCAAGCTCAGTTGGTCGATCGTTCAGATGTCTCTTATCTAAGTATTCCCCAACCAGGACAGGCTTTTTCCTATGGTCTTAGTACACTCAATGGCGGTAGATTGGGTACAGAGCAAGTTCAAAGTGCGCCGCTGCTAGTCCGCTATCCGGACACAGCTTACCGCGCTCACGGTAACTACGGAATTCAATACAGCCTCAGTTTGCCGCTATACAACAACACTGGTCAACCCCAAACTGTTACCTTGTCAATCCAAACACCTGTAAAGGAAGACCAACTACAACAAAGGGGGCTCCGTTTCTTGAATCCGCCTGCCTCTCAAGTTTTCTTTCGAGGAACAGTACGGCTGCGCTACAACGATGACCGCAACCTGCCGCAAACACGATATGTGCATTTAGTGCAAAAGAGAGGGCAGCCTGGTGAACCATTGTTGATACTGCAAATGAGAGCAGGCGATCGCAGGCTTGTATTAGTAGACTTCCTTTACCCTCCAGATTCAACCCCACCTCAAGTTTTGACACTGAAGACTTTGGATAGCACAAACTAG
- the nadC gene encoding carboxylating nicotinate-nucleotide diphosphorylase produces MVKTVTALPPLLVLDPLLRSWLLEDIGRGDRTTQGLLGKFRSAQAEWVAKAPGVIAGLPMAARVFQLLSENEVSFIAMVKEGEWCEPGQVVAQIDGSLNTLLSGERVALNIVMHLSGIASLTRKYAERIADLPAQLVDTRKTTPGLRVLEKYATQLGGAINHRMGLDDAVMIKDNHIAVAGGIGAAIAQIRDQIPYPLTIEVETEALDQVAEALQHGADIIMLDNMSLDLMHQAVQMIRQRDSRIKIEASGNITLETIRGVAETGVDYISSSAPITQSKWLDLSMRIGVRS; encoded by the coding sequence ATCGTGAAAACTGTTACTGCTTTGCCTCCTTTACTGGTTTTAGACCCATTGTTACGTAGCTGGTTGTTGGAGGATATTGGTCGAGGCGATCGCACGACACAGGGTTTACTAGGAAAATTCAGGTCAGCACAAGCAGAGTGGGTAGCTAAAGCCCCAGGGGTGATTGCTGGTTTACCTATGGCTGCAAGAGTGTTTCAGCTTCTGAGTGAAAATGAAGTGAGCTTCATCGCCATGGTTAAGGAAGGAGAATGGTGTGAACCTGGGCAGGTAGTAGCTCAGATTGATGGCTCGCTCAATACTCTCTTAAGCGGAGAACGAGTTGCCTTGAACATAGTGATGCATCTGAGTGGAATTGCATCCCTAACTCGTAAATATGCAGAGCGAATCGCCGATCTACCTGCTCAACTGGTGGATACCCGCAAAACTACACCTGGTTTACGAGTGCTGGAAAAATATGCGACTCAGCTAGGAGGAGCGATCAACCATCGGATGGGGTTGGATGATGCTGTAATGATTAAGGACAACCATATTGCCGTAGCTGGTGGGATTGGTGCAGCGATCGCTCAGATTAGAGACCAGATTCCCTATCCCTTAACAATAGAAGTAGAAACTGAAGCCTTAGACCAAGTAGCAGAAGCTTTGCAGCATGGGGCAGATATCATCATGTTGGATAACATGTCACTTGACCTAATGCATCAGGCAGTACAAATGATTCGCCAGCGCGACAGCCGGATCAAGATTGAAGCATCAGGCAACATTACTCTAGAAACAATCCGTGGTGTGGCAGAAACAGGTGTGGACTATATTTCTAGCAGTGCACCGATTACTCAGTCCAAGTGGCTGGATTTGAGTATGAGGATAGGGGTTAGGAGCTAG
- the argS gene encoding arginine--tRNA ligase: MDATLEQLKARFDQALVAAFGTEYAGTETILVPASNPKFGDYQSNVALSLAKKLGQPPRVIAEQVVQHLDVADICEPPTVAGPGFINLTLKLAYLEAQLRAIQADLRLGVMKAKMPKRVVVDFSSPNIAKEMHVGHLRSTIIGDCIARILEFRDHDVLRLNHVGDWGTQFGMLIAYLREAYPEALSTANALDLGDLVTLYRQAKQRFDRDEVFRETARQEVVKLQAGAEDTRRAWELLCEQSRLEFQVIYDLLDVHLVERGESFYNPLLPSVVEDLDRTGLLVEDAGAKCVFLEGFTNREGEPLPLIVQKADGGYNYATTDLAALRYRIQQDRANRIIYVTDAGQANHFTQVFQVAQRAGWIPDDVQLEHVPFGLVLGEDGKKLKTRSGETVRLRDLLDEAIVRARTDVESRLKEEGRVETEEFKEHVAKVIGISAVKYADLSQNRTSNYIFSYDKMLALQGNTAPYMLYAYVRIQGISRKGKINFEQLGADAKILLQEETELTLAKHLLQLSEILGGVEEDLLPNRLCQYLFELSQKFNQFYDRCPVLQAEEPLRTSRLALCDLTARTLKLGLSLLGIPVLERM; the protein is encoded by the coding sequence ATGGATGCAACGCTTGAACAATTAAAAGCTCGATTTGACCAGGCTTTGGTCGCTGCTTTTGGTACTGAGTATGCTGGTACAGAAACAATACTGGTGCCTGCTAGTAATCCTAAGTTTGGTGATTACCAGTCGAACGTGGCTTTATCACTGGCAAAAAAGTTAGGGCAGCCACCCAGAGTGATCGCAGAACAAGTTGTTCAGCATCTGGATGTAGCTGATATCTGCGAACCTCCAACCGTTGCTGGACCAGGTTTTATCAATCTGACTCTGAAACTAGCTTATCTGGAAGCACAGTTGCGTGCAATTCAAGCAGACTTACGTCTGGGAGTCATGAAAGCGAAAATGCCCAAGCGGGTGGTTGTGGACTTTTCTAGTCCTAATATCGCGAAAGAAATGCATGTGGGGCACCTACGCTCGACAATTATTGGAGATTGCATCGCCCGGATTTTAGAATTTCGAGACCATGATGTCCTGCGGCTAAATCACGTCGGCGACTGGGGAACTCAGTTTGGAATGTTAATCGCCTACCTGCGGGAAGCTTACCCAGAAGCCTTAAGTACTGCCAATGCCTTAGATTTAGGAGATTTAGTTACGCTTTACCGCCAAGCAAAACAGCGATTTGATCGGGATGAGGTTTTTCGGGAAACAGCGCGGCAGGAAGTGGTGAAGTTACAGGCAGGAGCCGAAGATACGCGGCGGGCGTGGGAACTGCTATGTGAACAATCGCGGCTTGAGTTTCAGGTGATATATGACTTACTAGATGTTCATTTGGTTGAACGAGGAGAATCTTTTTATAATCCGCTGTTGCCATCAGTTGTTGAGGATCTTGACCGCACCGGTTTACTGGTAGAGGATGCAGGAGCAAAGTGTGTTTTTCTGGAAGGTTTTACCAATCGGGAAGGTGAACCACTGCCTCTAATTGTGCAAAAAGCTGATGGAGGTTATAACTACGCGACAACCGATTTAGCAGCACTGCGTTATCGGATTCAGCAGGATCGGGCAAATCGAATTATTTATGTTACCGATGCTGGGCAAGCAAATCACTTTACTCAAGTATTTCAGGTGGCACAAAGAGCAGGGTGGATTCCAGATGATGTTCAGCTCGAACATGTTCCATTTGGTTTGGTGCTGGGAGAAGATGGGAAGAAGTTGAAAACTCGATCCGGCGAAACAGTTCGGTTGCGGGATTTGTTAGATGAAGCGATCGTTCGTGCCCGCACGGACGTAGAATCCAGACTAAAAGAAGAAGGTCGCGTTGAAACTGAAGAATTCAAGGAACATGTTGCCAAGGTGATTGGGATTAGTGCTGTCAAGTATGCAGATCTCAGCCAAAATCGCACCAGCAACTACATCTTTAGCTATGACAAGATGTTAGCACTCCAAGGCAATACTGCACCTTATATGCTCTATGCCTATGTCCGAATTCAGGGTATTAGCCGTAAAGGGAAGATTAACTTTGAGCAGTTGGGGGCAGATGCCAAAATTCTGCTGCAAGAAGAAACTGAATTAACGCTGGCAAAGCATTTATTGCAGTTGAGCGAAATTCTTGGTGGTGTCGAGGAAGATTTACTGCCTAATCGCCTCTGTCAGTATTTGTTTGAACTCAGTCAAAAGTTTAATCAGTTTTATGACCGCTGCCCAGTACTTCAAGCTGAAGAACCTTTGCGGACATCACGATTAGCACTGTGCGATTTGACAGCACGCACCTTGAAGCTGGGGTTATCTCTACTAGGGATTCCAGTACTAGAGCGAATGTAA
- the ptsP gene encoding phosphoenolpyruvate--protein phosphotransferase: protein MVGIVIVSHSRQLAEGIRELAAQMVQGKVPLAIAGGIDDPENRLGTDTMQVYQAIASVYSEDGVVVLMDLGSALMSAEMALEFLPEEQRYRVYLCEAPLVEGAIAAAVASAAENNIEQVIAEARGALAAKAAQLGGGANLTDYPKNTTLHFLNLPEQLSVSSSKEQPTTNEEQQTKEIRLTIRNQLGLHARPAAKFVATAARFQSQIRVRNLTRDSEAVRADSINQVAILGVRQGHEIAIAAQGEDADGALAALQVLVEANFGEDDAVLKSRSAAQTEATPPFKGELSGIPASPGVAIAPVFLYHPTSIQVQEYYVEDAEAEWQRFQAAVQTAQQEIQALRQTTQISENEAAIFDAHLLFLADPALIDPVRQHIFEQRQNAEFAWQTVIDELVAAYRKLEDAYMQQRANDVVDVGQRVLRSLVGITLNTLDLPQPSILVATELTPSDTAQLDPTKVLGICTTLGSATSHSAILARTLGIPAVVGVKPEALNWNNGTLIALDGEIGKVWVKPQPDTIAALQAKREAWQAGQQQALAKAQAPAVTRDGRQVNVCANIGRITDAQLALEYGAEGVGLLRTEFIYLDRTTAPTEEEQLAVYQAIAQTLDTRPLIIRTLDVGGDKPLPYLGLPPETNSFLGWRGIRFCLDQPDIFKTQLRAILRASPGHQIKVMFPMIATVAEVQRAKAILAKAQTELRQTGIAFDQAMEVGIMVEVPSAVAIADQLAAEVDFFSIGTNDLTQYIMAADRTNPRVAKLADALHPSVVRMIHQTVQAAHKADIWVGLCGELAADPLATPILLGLGLDEFSLSFQAIPALKQAINQLTVAEAEAIAQAAMKLDDAAKVRASVSALQKKTRERKPTSSDVG from the coding sequence GTGGTTGGAATTGTCATTGTTTCTCATAGTAGGCAACTTGCCGAAGGGATACGGGAACTTGCAGCGCAGATGGTTCAAGGCAAAGTTCCTTTAGCTATTGCAGGAGGAATTGACGACCCAGAAAACCGGCTAGGTACAGATACAATGCAGGTGTACCAGGCGATCGCATCTGTTTACAGCGAAGATGGTGTCGTCGTCTTGATGGATTTGGGCAGCGCCTTAATGAGTGCCGAAATGGCTCTAGAGTTTCTCCCAGAAGAACAGCGGTACAGAGTATATCTATGTGAAGCACCTCTGGTAGAAGGTGCGATCGCAGCAGCAGTTGCATCTGCGGCTGAAAATAATATTGAGCAGGTTATAGCTGAAGCACGCGGAGCATTGGCAGCAAAAGCAGCGCAATTAGGTGGAGGGGCAAATTTAACAGATTATCCTAAAAACACAACACTCCATTTTTTAAACTTGCCCGAACAGTTGTCAGTCAGCAGTAGCAAAGAACAACCAACAACCAACGAAGAACAACAAACAAAAGAAATCCGCCTAACTATCCGCAATCAGTTAGGACTACACGCCCGTCCAGCAGCTAAGTTCGTGGCGACAGCAGCCCGATTTCAATCCCAAATCCGGGTGCGTAACTTAACTAGAGATAGCGAAGCTGTCAGAGCAGACAGTATTAATCAGGTTGCTATCTTGGGGGTGCGCCAGGGACATGAGATCGCGATCGCTGCTCAAGGCGAGGATGCAGATGGGGCACTAGCTGCATTACAAGTGTTAGTTGAAGCTAACTTTGGTGAAGACGATGCTGTTTTAAAATCCCGCTCAGCAGCTCAGACTGAAGCTACCCCACCGTTTAAAGGTGAACTTTCAGGAATTCCAGCTTCTCCAGGCGTGGCGATCGCCCCAGTTTTTCTGTATCATCCCACTTCCATCCAAGTACAGGAATACTATGTAGAGGATGCCGAGGCTGAATGGCAGCGTTTCCAGGCAGCAGTTCAAACGGCTCAACAGGAAATTCAGGCGCTGCGGCAAACTACTCAGATTAGTGAGAATGAAGCCGCCATTTTTGATGCCCATCTACTGTTTTTGGCAGATCCAGCATTAATAGATCCGGTTCGCCAGCACATTTTTGAACAGCGGCAAAATGCTGAATTTGCTTGGCAAACTGTCATAGATGAGTTGGTTGCCGCCTATCGGAAACTTGAAGATGCTTACATGCAACAGCGAGCTAATGATGTAGTAGATGTAGGGCAGCGAGTGCTGCGATCGCTCGTGGGAATTACTTTAAATACTTTAGATCTACCGCAGCCAAGCATTCTGGTTGCTACTGAATTAACTCCTTCCGATACAGCTCAGCTAGATCCAACAAAAGTGCTGGGCATTTGTACGACTCTTGGCAGTGCAACTTCCCACAGCGCCATTTTGGCACGTACACTCGGTATCCCAGCGGTAGTGGGAGTAAAACCGGAGGCATTGAATTGGAATAATGGTACTCTCATAGCACTGGATGGAGAGATTGGCAAGGTTTGGGTAAAGCCCCAGCCAGATACTATAGCTGCACTACAGGCTAAGCGTGAAGCCTGGCAGGCTGGTCAACAGCAAGCACTTGCTAAGGCTCAAGCTCCAGCTGTTACTCGTGATGGTCGACAAGTCAACGTATGCGCCAATATCGGTAGGATAACGGATGCTCAACTGGCGTTAGAGTATGGTGCAGAAGGAGTAGGATTGCTCCGCACTGAATTTATCTACTTAGATCGGACAACTGCTCCTACTGAAGAAGAGCAACTGGCCGTCTACCAGGCGATCGCTCAAACTTTGGATACCCGTCCTCTAATTATCCGCACCCTAGATGTTGGGGGAGACAAACCACTACCCTACCTAGGTTTGCCGCCGGAAACTAACTCTTTTCTAGGCTGGCGCGGGATTCGTTTCTGCCTCGATCAGCCGGATATCTTTAAAACTCAGCTGCGGGCAATCTTGAGAGCCTCTCCAGGACACCAAATCAAAGTGATGTTTCCCATGATTGCAACTGTGGCAGAGGTGCAGAGAGCTAAGGCAATTTTGGCTAAAGCACAGACTGAGTTACGCCAAACGGGTATTGCCTTTGATCAAGCAATGGAAGTAGGCATCATGGTGGAAGTACCGTCAGCGGTGGCGATCGCCGATCAATTAGCTGCTGAGGTGGACTTTTTCAGTATTGGTACCAATGATTTAACTCAATACATTATGGCTGCCGACCGAACTAACCCACGAGTTGCAAAGCTGGCTGATGCCTTGCATCCCTCAGTTGTGCGGATGATTCATCAAACTGTTCAAGCTGCACATAAAGCTGATATTTGGGTAGGACTGTGTGGTGAACTGGCAGCAGATCCCCTTGCTACACCTATTTTATTGGGGCTAGGGCTAGATGAATTCAGTCTTAGTTTCCAAGCTATTCCTGCACTAAAGCAAGCAATTAATCAATTAACAGTAGCTGAAGCGGAAGCGATCGCCCAAGCCGCGATGAAACTTGATGACGCAGCTAAAGTAAGAGCCTCAGTGTCAGCCTTACAGAAAAAAACGAGAGAAAGAAAGCCTACTTCTTCAGATGTGGGATGA
- a CDS encoding DUF2808 domain-containing protein codes for MAIRVATLLGITLAGAVGIGGVTAKVTQAVQLRDGTFHFNQPPDLVDATTTFDSVNVWGATYYFTINIPEKAGEPLQRLVIAQREGGDNIRYDLEDSRAFEGTRSNRGAKVALGKVTRNRDTRTVFVNFDPPIPPGKTVTVGLRPVKNPMYSGVYLFGVTAFPAGEKSHGQFIGFGRLHFYSNDLD; via the coding sequence ATGGCAATCCGCGTTGCAACTTTGTTAGGAATAACACTCGCAGGAGCAGTGGGTATTGGGGGAGTTACCGCCAAGGTGACTCAAGCAGTTCAGTTGAGAGATGGCACATTCCACTTTAATCAGCCACCAGATCTCGTTGATGCCACAACTACTTTTGACAGTGTGAATGTGTGGGGAGCAACATACTATTTCACTATCAATATCCCGGAGAAGGCAGGAGAACCCCTCCAGAGGTTAGTGATCGCCCAGCGTGAAGGGGGAGATAACATCCGTTATGACCTCGAAGACAGCCGCGCTTTTGAGGGAACTCGCTCGAACAGAGGAGCGAAAGTGGCACTAGGTAAGGTAACAAGAAACCGCGATACAAGAACAGTTTTCGTCAACTTTGACCCTCCTATTCCTCCCGGAAAAACAGTCACTGTTGGTCTGCGCCCAGTTAAAAATCCGATGTATTCTGGCGTTTACTTATTTGGCGTAACGGCGTTTCCTGCAGGTGAGAAATCCCATGGTCAATTTATTGGTTTCGGACGGCTTCACTTCTACAGCAACGATCTAGATTAG